The following proteins are encoded in a genomic region of Corythoichthys intestinalis isolate RoL2023-P3 chromosome 5, ASM3026506v1, whole genome shotgun sequence:
- the ric3b gene encoding protein RIC-3b translates to MVMSTFQKVTLATCVVLCVALLLPRMLLSRGRKDASGTEGGHFPPMVHRHMAPEARSQRAGSTPSSRAHKTEAVVARAKGAGAGAGLGTAAKSNLAGQIIPVYGFGILLYILYILFKITSKGNSQPPIGRFSSLRSENTKRKITDFELLQLQEKLRETEIAMENIVSKAHHSPDRDNKEVNVDQENLLQQLTEITRVMQEGQLVEGVARPNTRQRPWEEDEEAYPHDLWERPRCCCQHSPRREDDQDNHSENVSPDTQKADDAVGKDGTDTERQEDDQSEKKQRQGEGEEEQQKIELGVPEEELPGVLKELELTLKMTSNLEQETVNRLEMQAFNGGGVQVRRRNRRRSKKESQ, encoded by the exons ATGGTGATGTCCACGTTCCAGAAGGTGACGCTGGCCACGTGCGTGGTGCTATGCGTTGCCTTGCTGCTTCCCAGGATGTTGTTGTCTCGCGGGAGGAAGGATGCGAGTGGTACTGAAG GGGGTCACTTTCCACCCATGGTGCATCGTCACATGGCCCCTGAGGCCCGAAGCCAGAGGGCGGGGTCGACCCCCTCCTCCAGGGCCCACAAGACGGAGGCTGTTGTCGCCCGCGCCAAAGGTGCGGGAGCTGGAGCTGGGCTAGGAACGGCGGCCAAATCCAACCTGGCCGGACAAATAATCCCCGTCTACGGATTTGGAATTTTACTGTACATCCTTTATATCCTCTTCAAG ATTACGTCAAAAGGGAACAGTCAACCTCCAATAGGCAGATTCTCCTCATTGCGCTCAGAGAACACAAAGCGGAAGATCA CTGACTTTGAACTTCTTCAGCTACAGGAGAAGCTTAGGGAGACAGAGATAGCAATGGAGAACATTGTATCCAAAGCACACCACAGCCCTGACAG GGACAATAAAGAAGTAAATGTGGACCAAGAGAATCTCCTTCAACAGTTGACAGAAATCACTCGCGTGATGCAGGAAGGCCAGCTGGTGGAAGGCGTGGCAAGACCCAACACCCGGCAGCGACCATGGGAAGAAG ATGAAGAAGCATATCCTCACGACTTGTGGGAGCGTCCTCGCTGCTGCTGTCAACATTCTCCTCGCAGAGAAGACGATCAGGATAATCATTCAGAGAACGTTTCACCGGACACACAAAAAGCAGATGACGCTGTAGGTAAAGATGGCACAGACACAGAGAGACAAGAGGATGACCAAAGTGAGAAGAAGCAGAGGCAAGGTGAAGGTGAGGAGGAGCAGCAGAAGATCGAACTGGGCGTACCTGAAGAGGAGCTGCCAGGTGTGCTGAAGGAGCTGGAGCTCACCTTGAAGATGACGTCGAATCTGGAGCAAGAGACAGTGAACCGTCTAGAGATGCAAGCTTTTAACGGGGGCGGGGTTCAAGTGAGACGGCGGAACAGAAGAAGAAGCAAGAAGGAGTCTCAATGA
- the LOC130915637 gene encoding rhombotin-1-like — MVLDKEDSVSLVSFQSREKPRGCAGCNGRIRDRFMLQALDRYWHEDCLKCACCDCRLGQVGSTLYTRANLILCRRDYLRLFGVTGKCSACTKMIPAFEMVMKARDNVYHLDCFACQLCRQRFCVGDRFFLKNNMILCQLDYEGCHLNDGDERLSQ; from the exons ATGGTGCTGGACAAGGAGGACA GCGTATCCCTGGTGTCCTTCCAGTCCAGGGAGAAGCCTCGAGGATGTGCCGGCTGCAACGGCAGGATCAGGGACCGTTTCATGTTGCAGGCACTTGACCGCTACTGGCACGAGGACTGTCTGAAGTGCGCCTGCTGTGACTGCCGCCTGGGCCAGGTGGGATCCACCCTCTACACCCGCGCAAACCTCATCCTATGCCGTAGGGATTACCTCAG GCTCTTTGGCGTGACTGGGAAATGCTCTGCTTGCACTAAGATGATCCCTGCCTTTGAGATGGTGATGAAGGCGCGGGACAACGTTTATCACTTGGACTGTTTCGCCTGCCAGCTGTGCCGCCAAAG GTTTTGTGTGGGTGACCGCTTCTTTCTGAAGAACAACATGATCCTGTGCCAGTTGGACTATGAAGGCTGCCATCTTAATGATGGTGATGAGAGGCTGTCACAGTGA